TCGTCTCTGTATCCTTTGTATTAAACATGGTAGTGGGTTCATCCATTATCAATATTTTTGGATCCATAGCCATAGCCTTGATCAGTTTTACAAACTGCTGATCAGCCACTCCTAAGTTCTCTACTGTGCTTGTAGCATCAAGGTCTATTCCCAAAAAATCTATTATCTCCTTCGTGTATTGCTGCATGCCCTTATAATCTATAATCCCAAACCTTCCGGTTTTCTCCCTTCCTACGAATACATTCTCCGCTACAGACATTTGAGGAACTAATATATTCTCTTGGTATATGACCTGTACACCTAAAGACTGGGCAAGATAAGGGTCTAGAAAACTAAACCGCCTGTCATCTATGTATATTTCCCCACTGTCCGGCTTCAGAGCACCGGATAGTATCTTTATAAATGTAGATTTTCCTGCACCATTTTCTCCTACAATACAATGGACCTCTCCTTGATAAAGGTCAAAGCTAATATCTGAAAGCGCCTTCACCCCCGGAAAAGTCTTTGCAATATTTTTTGTATAAAGCAATCTTTCGCTCATCTCTACACCCCATTCACTGCAAGTTGTATGTTTTGGGTTCCCTATTTTCTATCCTTATAAGGGTATATACGATACCTTATATATCACATTTTGTATCCCCCATTGTATAAAAATAGTGTGATAGTTTGGAACCTACAAGGCATCATATATACCCATGTTGATATCACCAGCTTTATTACCACTTATCTATGCAAATAAATCCCTAAAATATCATATTGTATTTTAGAATGCCAGCAAACATATTTAATCCAATCCACCTATATAATCAACAGCCTTCTCATCTACCTCCCAGGATATCGCTTCAGCAAGGTTCTCCTTAGTAATAGGTATAACTGGAAGAGGTATGAACTTTTCAGGTGTCTTACCGTTTAGGTGTTGCCATAAGTTTTTAAATGTGAGCAAGCCTTGAAGGGATACGGGAGCGCTTATCGTTGCATCTAGATCTCCGCTCTCTATCATCTTCAAGCCATCAGGACCTCCTCCGGTGGCCACAATCTTTATTTCTCCAAATTTCCCTGCGTCTTTCAAGGCATTCACAACGCCTGTAGCCATCTGTTCATTGTTTGCAAATATTACATCACATTCCTTCCCCGACTGCAAAAAGTTCTGGGTAACATTCATCGCCTGTTCTGCTCCCCAATCAGTGGGTTGGGTGTCCACTAATTCCACCGTTCCAAATTCATCCAGCGCTTTGTGCAACCCTTCTTCATATAGTTCGGTGATCCCCATACCGGGAGCACCCATACAATAAAACAGTTTGCTATCAGGATAGGTCTCGCTTATGAATTTACCTGCAGCATATCCTATATCATCATATTGACAGGCAACACAGGATACATATTCTGCCTCTTCTCCCGGAAGTGAGTTCTCAAATACAATAGGGATACCGGCTTCCTTGGCCATATCTGCAAGAGTCACATCCAGCTCCGGAGTTATAGTAAATACTGATATAGCATCAACTTTTTTAGTTATCATATCTTCCATAG
The nucleotide sequence above comes from Clostridia bacterium. Encoded proteins:
- a CDS encoding sugar ABC transporter substrate-binding protein → MKKKLFVFISLILILGLTVAVAGCSTDEGGQQEQTEGEQEKESEDTEASKEGEEESGQKYVFGNISWDRNDVWTNYSVLAFEYAAQQKGVETIVVDPEGDMEKQIAAMEDMITKKVDAISVFTITPELDVTLADMAKEAGIPIVFENSLPGEEAEYVSCVACQYDDIGYAAGKFISETYPDSKLFYCMGAPGMGITELYEEGLHKALDEFGTVELVDTQPTDWGAEQAMNVTQNFLQSGKECDVIFANNEQMATGVVNALKDAGKFGEIKIVATGGGPDGLKMIESGDLDATISAPVSLQGLLTFKNLWQHLNGKTPEKFIPLPVIPITKENLAEAISWEVDEKAVDYIGGLD